A region of the Chroicocephalus ridibundus chromosome 1, bChrRid1.1, whole genome shotgun sequence genome:
CACGCTGCCCAGCGAGGAAACCTTGTGCCCATCCTCTTCGGTTGAGACGATGCTGtacctggaagaaaagaaacatgcatTTCCAGGAAAATATGCATGAAGAACAACAGCAACCACCGAGAGAAGCGAGGGCAGGAGACACGTAGGTGGTTCACAGGGCTACGATACCAAGCGCATATTTCTCTGGTTATTGCACTGTGGTGCCACCCTGACCAAATAGGTGGAGCTCGGCTGCAATATTTGCCGAGTCTTGCTGCCATGAGGTTGTATCTAGCAAAGTCCTGACAGGCCAGCAAAGCAGGAGAAGCTTGTAGCGTTGTGCTTCCTTCCAGCCTTTGTGGTGAAGAGGGACTCAAGGCTTCAAAACCTGGGACAGCTGGTCAGCCTGGGAGCAAGCACCCATGGTCTGGCCACATTTTGGTACTGACATTATATAAGGCCATGAGTTTCTATTTTCTCCTCCACTCTCCTCACTGATTTCATGGTGCGTCGGTGACAGTGTTTATACACTTCCTGCGCTCAGGACAATTCTGTTGCCACAGCAACGTGCGTAGCTCCCAGCATCCCACATCGGAAGCCAAAGGTGTAATTTGGAGATCAACAGCCAAAGTACTGGCAGATTTCCCTGGGAGAAGCTCCCCACACACTTTCTGGGAGACGTttgcccctccagctcccctccctcGCAGGTGGCACCACTGCTGCCCCTTATGTGTGCTGCTGGGTCTACGTTTGCAGATACCCCTTAAAGATGTGGCAGATCCTCTGACCACAAAGGAAATCAAGGGAGTGCACTGACCCACCAAGACCACTCTGCCCTTGTGACTCCTGAGCCCTGGCTTCCCAGGACCTGTCAGGCTGGCAgtgcctccctcccaccccatggAGTTGACAAGTCAGCTGGAGCCCTCCAGCATGGGCTCCATGACCATCCTCTTCTTCTCGTGGGAAGAGGCTGGAATTGGGACTCCTGGGGActcctggggacagggggctTCTGCAGCACTGCTTGCACCTATAATTGTGGGTCCGGAACCACACAGAGCTTTGCTTCTCTGTAGCACTCCACCTCTGAGCACTGCCCCCATGTGTGGCGTGTCTCGCCTTGGAGAAGGAACAAGGAGCCATACCTTGGAGCAGGAAAGTCCCTGGCAGATAATTTGAGAAGAATATACCAAAAGGCAGGCTGAAGGTAGGGCCTGAGGGGACAGATGAGGAGGACCAGGCcaccctgggcagcagcagtccTTGAGAAGGGGGTTACTCACCGGTTGACTCGGACGCTGCCCATGGCTCGCTGTATCATCGGGTGTCAGGGGGCGGCGGGAGCTGGGAGGGCACGGGATCTCATGCAGCAGAACTCACATGGGACCAGGTGGCTCTGGGTTTCACCTCTGGCAAGCTGGGACCTGCGCTGCCATCGTGATTGCTCCTGGGCATGCGCCTTGCGGAAAAGGACAAAGCAAAACCCAGTCAGAGCCTTCCCTGACAGCACCCGTCCCAGTCCTAGGGCGgagggggacacagggctccCAGCCTTTTGCTCAGGAGGGGTCTGGAGGTGTCCAAGGGGCACTGTGCCGCAGCCTGGCTCCGGCAGGTGAGGAGCTGATGGATGCAGACCAGGTTgcagggcccgcagcccccgctctcCATGGCATCTACCAAGGGGAACGGTGCAGGGCTGGCCGGTCACTGCTCCTCAGATCAAGGGCACAACGACTGAGCAGCTTGCAGGGCCCTTGCCCTGAGCCATTATATTAATATCATAGCTTACAGTAGGACGAGAGCTCAGACGGGCTAAATACCTCACGCACAAGGACTAATGGAGCACAGACATGCACGGCAGCCCCCAGGGATCCCCATCAGCCCAGCCTGACCCACAGGGGATTTATCTCCAGGGAGGGGCAAatcatcccccccctccctgtttcaaagaggagaagaaaagcgATGGTTAGAGCCGAAAGGGAGAACCGATGGAAAGGAAGGGCTTAGGGGTAGCCAAGGAGAAGCCGGTTAGAGCCAACAGACCTTGCGACGTGCCCTGTGTACAGCATCCAAGGAGCGGctcagcagcagagccctgggaaggATGTCCAGCAGATGTCACGTCCCAACTTGGTCCTCCCTGAACTGAAGAACGGGGAAACTGAAGACTCAAGAGCCGACCTATCCCGCCTGCCCAGAACTGCTGGGAAGTGAAATGCAGTGAGGGGGTAATGACTCACAGATTAGGAAGGGCTTTGTAGACCCATGCTAATCCTGCACTGTAACCTTTGGATTACAGCAGCCAGTGCGGAGCGCCGGACGCAGATACAGCCAGCTAGTTCACTTCCTCCCAGCCTCACCGGCAAGCAGCCAGTGGTGGCCATATCTGGGACAAATCCAAGGATTTCTGGGTCAAATCCAAGGTTTAGAGCTGCTTGCAACTGATCATGCACAGACAGGAGAGAAGAACAGCAAGAGATGTTGTCAGGGACAGAAAAGCTGGTGAGAACCACCCTTGTCTCATCATCAGTGTTGCAGAACGGGGCTTCCTGTGGCTAAGGGTGACCACCAGCTTTCCCCAGTTAGGAGCACAGACTAGAAAGCAGCAAGTAAGGATCTCCAGACATCACCTCTGCTTTGCAAGCACTGTCGTCATCATGTCTGGCATGAAGATTAACCAGCAGTCTCTCCTCCAGACGCCAAGGATACTGAGGCATTTTAAGCCCTATGGCAACACAAACGTCGTTGTACAGACTAAGGATATTATGGGACCGGGAGAAGACAGCAACCTTGTAGTCCACAACTCACCATATAGAGGTAAAAGTGAACAGTTGCCCGAAAATTCCCATCAGCAAAAAGCACTTTGGCACTGAACTCTGCCAGCACCCACTCCCTCACCTCCCCTACAGCATTCAAGTCTTTAAAGAGGGTCAATTTGGCCAGGTACAGGAAATTTTGTTGTGCGGTTAGGTAAACCTACAGCAGAAACTGGGGTTGGTAACCTAAATTCATTCGAATTGTTGAGGGATGATCACTTGATGAGGAAAGGTCACTTCACGCCCATAGGTGGTCCCGGTAGGATAAAGCTAAGACTTATCTTCAGAGATTACATGGTGAGTTTGGATTGCAGGGTCCCACAGGTCTTTAGGAGGTGGCAAAGGTGGGCAAATTAGGTATAACCCTCTATGCCGGCTCCAGCCAGGAAAGGAAGGGCCTCCTCTCCAACCTGCCTTCCTTAGCCAGCCTGGGTAGGCCAAGCTCATCCTGAGCCAGCACTGACACTGGTGCTGGACGAAAGGCACTGCCGCAGCTCACGTATGGATACTTCACAACTTCCTAAAGGTTTCTgaccaccacctccctccctttccccagctgcaggagtGGGCATACGACTTCTGGAGACTTCAGATTTTTGGCCCAGGTGGTGGCCGCCtgcaaaagaagaggaaggaggaccTAAGGAGCTTCTGCCCACTGAAATTATGTGCAGCAGCACCCAGATCTCTGCTCCTAACCTTCCCCACCTCACCGAGAAGGGGCAAAGGAAGCAGATGAAATGCAAGTACTGCAAGGGCTGTGTTCATCTCTAGCTGGCACAGCTAAGGGGAGGGATGGGCACAGTGAGCTGCAACTTGCGCTGCTATGCTTCCTCCTGGCTCCCACATGGGAGCTCAAGCCAGCCGGAGCTGTGGCATGGCCTCTCGTGCAGAACCCACCATGGGTGGATCTTGCAGCTCAGAGCCTGGGAAACGTTTGCTCCTGGCTCCGCAGTGCCAGACCAGAGCGTCAGCAGCTAAAACTACATCGCTACCTGCAATTTGTACTTGATCACAAGAAAAGTATTTCCGTGAGGAATAAAGGCTACAAATTTGAACGCACACATTTGAGCACATGAGAACAAATGGTTTTAGTATAGCCTTTAGTGGGAGACCTGTGGTCTTGGTCCATACATGCATCTGTAGGACCCACACAGAATTGAGTTCATAGCTCTTTTTCTGCTTCAACTTCAGAAATCTTGCCAGTAGATTCGAGGACCTCAGCAACAAAATGCAACGACTCCACTCCCAAGGTAAGCTGTCTGACGGACCAATTTGCACCCGTTATTATCTTGTGGAGGTTCTGCAAGGCGAAGTCTATGTTGTGCTTCACTGCCCCCAGGTCAGTTGTTTGGCCTGCTTTCAGGTTTTCATTCTCCACCTTGGAGCTTTCCAGCTCTCCCTGGAGAATAGAGATCTCCTGCTTCAGCTTCTCCACGTTGCTTTCTGCCTCCAGAGCCCGCTGGGTCATTAGCTGGAGACTCCACTTAGTCTGCTGGACAAAGGATTGTAGCTCTCGGGCTTCCCTCTCGTCTTTGGCCAGCTGCCTCTCCAGCCTCTGCACCATGCACACCTGGCTCTCCAAGGAGCTCTTCATGTTGCTGACCACCCTCCTGAGCATGGTGTTCTCCTCCTTGAGCATGTCGTAGGTCATCTGTGGGGAAGGGAACTCTCTGTCCCCGATGGCCTCCTCATGCAGCATGGGGGGCTCTGCTCCCCTGGTGCGCTCTGAGTTCCCCAGGTAAGGGTCACTGGCATGGGCCCATGGGGCACAGGCATCCACCCCCAAGTGCTTGCCCACACTATATTGGAAAGAGTCGTAGGCGCCGCACGGTGCCATACTGGCAGTTCGGAGAACACATGACCTTTGATGGACAGGAAGGTGATAGGTCCATCTGTGGTCCTCACCTTCGGACAAGCTGCCAGGCATTTCTGTGCCTTTGTAAAATGGTTTCTGAAACTCCTGAGCTTCCTCCTCAAGCTCCAGTGCATGTTTGGGCAACCTCTTGGCATATGTCCTATTTTTCAATCCTTTGTCTTTTAACATGTAAGAGTGCCTGGGATTTAGGGAAAATGGGATGGGTTCTCCCAGATCCTCACCCTGACTGTCACCTGAGCTGTCAGAGCTCTTGCACCGGAGTGGAGGACGTGTGGAGTGGCAAAAGTAGCTGAATTCATCATccttgtcatcatcatcatcttccaaGCCTTGAGATTCTGGGCAGACCCTTTCCATTGTCCCAGAGCTGCCAAGCAGACATGACATTTTTCAGGATGCTTTGGGCTGCAGCAAGCAGGAGGATCCAAATTATCCCAGGTCACGCAGGCAGGTGACACTAACAAGGAGTGTGCCAACTGCTGCAGCCTCAGCAACACTGGTAGGGGAAGAGGCAGTTACCGAATTCCCTCCATTTAAAATCACCAGGTTGTTCGGGAGGGACTGGAGAGGAGCACTAGGCGTCTCTGTGTCTTTGCTATGGGGAGAACAGGAATCCCCAAGGGCTGTGATGTCATCGTGTGACTTCACTGCCTGTTGTGAGGTCATGACCGGGGGCAGAGGAACTGATCAActgcaaaaatgcctttttggcaGCAGGAGGATAAGCTTCTTCGTGGCTGCAGAGCTGACCCCAGCTCGGGGATGCTGCCAGTGGGCAGAGAGGAGCTCATGAAGCCACCTGAGACCTCCAGCATGCACGGGGGACAGGGACCGGCCGTCCCCAGTCAGGCAGCATGGCATAGAGGGGACAACCCTGCTCCACAGGCTACTGAGACAACTCCAGCAGCAAGATCAAGCTGCTGGCATTTTGGTGCCATGGCTCAccctgggcagaggcaggtgacATCACCAGCGCTTTGGCCAGAGTCATTGCCCCAAGGCAGCCGGCCGGCAAGGGGTCCACGCCGTGGTGCTGCCGATCTGATTCAtcccctgctgccagctggcGCAGGGAAGCGTTAGTAATACCAGGCGCCACAAGCTTGGAGCGGCACGAGCCAGGAGACGAACGAAAATAAACCCACTTACCACTTCCACCCCAACACACCCCCACAGCGCGCGGTGCCGCCATGGGAAAGACAGACAGGCAGGTGaaaagccctgggctggggactgCCATTGCATTCGGCTGGCATTCACATTGGGCCCCCAGAGATGCCTCACCAGGAGGTGATGTAGCCACCGTCTCTCCTCAGCAGCTGGTGGCCCAGGGCCACCACTGACATCCCTGCCTGCAAAATGGATGCCACCAGCTTGGCAAGGCCAGGGGCCATACTAGGAGCCCGAACCCTATGCAAACACGGTTCAAACAGTATGAAACAGTCTCATTGCTCCTTGGAAACCTGAAACACTAATGGGATGAAGGGGGAAGGGTCAGAGATGCCTCCAGCAAAAGGGGATGACATTCATGTCCCGAACAGGCGCTTGCCTGTCCCATCAACaagggggaggaaaggctggCCAAGGACAGAAATGTGAATCCCTAATCCCAAGGACCTTTCTTGGAGCTTGCTCTGCCTCCTAGAACCCACATGTGGAGAGGAAAACCAGGGGGTCAGTGGCAACTCCTGGGGGGTGGGATGAAACCCCACCAGTGGGTGCAGCATGGGACACCCTGGGAGATACTAGGCAGGAGGCTGCGGTCTGGAGAGATGCCTCTCcacccctctgctgccctgtccccatcTTACATGAACACCCACGTATTTCATGGCCTGAGGAAGCCCCCCAGCACTTCGGGAAACCTCTGCAGCATGGGCATCGCAGCTGCTGTCTTGCAGCATTGAAGCTGTCAGCCAGGTGGGTCTCCAGGGGCCaacagccacctccagcccttcAGCCTGGgctgcccttccctccttcccaaacaCTTTCCCCCTCCTGCGCCCTGGATTGAGCGATGCTGAGGACATCAGCGCCATGCTGCAGTCATCTCCGCCATCCCAGGTGACACCGCTCTCCAGCGGCACAAGCCATTGCACCAGCCCACGCTGCCACCCCGGCGCTGCTCTGACCCTGAGCAGACATGTGGGGCCAGGCTGCTGCCATCGCTTTCCGAGGGACCTGCAGGATAATAATAACATCAGGGCGCGTGGTGCTGATGCCATGCCTCCATCGCTCCATCCCAGTACGCGGTGCAGTGCCTCGCACATCCCAGGctttctccagcccctgccagagcggATCATATTTGACAATCCTTCCTTAAATTTGCAGTGGAAGAGTCTcatgaaacagaacagaaaagtcCACGCCGAAGCACTCCCCCACTTCTCTTTTTATAACAACCATATCTGGTGCTCTGGGATGTACACCGTGAACGACGACGATGGAAAAATCCCAGGGTATTTTTACACTCTTAGTCTTTGCTTTATCTGGAGTCGTCTGGCAAATGCTTCCCTCCTGTCTGTGGTCAATACCACAGCCGCTGGTTGTGCCACGCTTCGTGCCTTTATTCCTCTTACCGACGGGGTAGCACCCTCTGGTTTTGAGGTCGGCATCTGCAGACCCATCCTGACAACTCGGGCACGGTGACATGACGGACATCTTCTCGCCCAGTGGGGGGTCAGGGCGGAAACACCCGCAGCAGAGAGGGGACCCCTGTGGCTTTTTGCAGAGCCCCGCAGACCCACGGCATTCGGTTTGTCCTCTCCGTCCTCTTTGTCGCTCCATCTCGTATATCCTCTTCCTCACAAATAATCCCGGGGCTCAGAGGGCGGCTCAGTGCCGTGGGGTTGCCCCACTGTGAGAGGCAGCGGCCAAGCTCTCGCTCCTGCGtggcggcagggctgggtgctAGGCGCTGTACGAACACGCGCCATGGCACAAGTCACCGCGCGGGAGAGTTTTACCATATTAAAAAGGCAAGTGACATATGGAAGGTGAGGGGAGGAAGCTGTAATCAACTCTATACCATTTTTATATACACACTTCTGCTTTTTCGTTCAATAATTATAAATAGATCGAGTAAGTGCCAACAGTCCCCATCTGCCCCGCAAGGCACGATCCGCTGACCAGTTTCTCTCTCCAAAAGAGGATTTTATCAACGTGCCTCTGCCCCGTTTATATTTTGGGGTGGAGTGAGAGCggggggatttttttctccccctgtgaAGCCCTGGAGCCTGAGGATGGgtaatatgaaaacaaaacaaaatgatttGAAGTTAAACCATCTCAGTGTGTGACTCAGAGCTATTCATAGCTCCCTGAAGCCAGCTGCAGCAACGGAGCCAGAAGGATTCTGCCCGTATTATTATTCCAATTACCATCTGAATTAAAAGTTTGAGCAGTGATCAGCCCACATACTGAcgggagggggagagaagaaagcaagagagaaggagagaaagagagagagggagaaaacacagataaaaatgGGATCCACACAAAGGTCTCCGGGATGACAAAGTCGGGAAGAGGCACGGAAAGGTGACAGCatcacctcctgcctgctcccacacCGCCCCGGCGATCCCTGCTCCGGCTGCACCAGCCGGGCAACGGCGCTGCCAGAGGGGCCACCCGCTCCTCGGGATcccggctgggagcagggggatcCCACAGCAGGACTGGTGGCACTGGCACGGGCAGTCACCCGCTCTCCTCTGACcgaaatggggctggggggacaagaggcaggggctggggggtggccaAGCAGGAGGGTAAGGAGAGtatgctggtggggcaggggctggggaaaaGTGCCCACTTTTTCTTGCCGAGTGAGGTAGGTGGGTGTTATTATTTGTGGATGGCATCGCAGGGAAAATTAAATGCTCAGAAGGCCCCTGGCCTTCCCTGGTTGGCGTTCTTGGACGAACAGGAGCTGGGCTTTTGCGGCAGCCAGGGCGCAGACCGTGTCCCATCTGCTCACGAGGAAGTGCTGGGGCTGACGTCCGCCCCGGCAGCCGTCCTGCCAAAACCATGGACTAGACCCTGAAGGGTCGGTGCAAAACCCGCAAGAGCTGAAAAAACAAAGGC
Encoded here:
- the LOC134511250 gene encoding endosome-associated-trafficking regulator 1-like translates to MERVCPESQGLEDDDDDKDDEFSYFCHSTRPPLRCKSSDSSGDSQGEDLGEPIPFSLNPRHSYMLKDKGLKNRTYAKRLPKHALELEEEAQEFQKPFYKGTEMPGSLSEGEDHRWTYHLPVHQRSCVLRTASMAPCGAYDSFQYSVGKHLGVDACAPWAHASDPYLGNSERTRGAEPPMLHEEAIGDREFPSPQMTYDMLKEENTMLRRVVSNMKSSLESQVCMVQRLERQLAKDEREARELQSFVQQTKWSLQLMTQRALEAESNVEKLKQEISILQGELESSKVENENLKAGQTTDLGAVKHNIDFALQNLHKIITGANWSVRQLTLGVESLHFVAEVLESTGKISEVEAEKEL